Proteins encoded within one genomic window of Rhododendron vialii isolate Sample 1 chromosome 1a, ASM3025357v1:
- the LOC131332743 gene encoding beta-amyrin 28-monooxygenase-like, with protein sequence MELFYASLLAFFVFSVTLSLHFLFYGKKTGSGLSNLPPGSAGFPIVGESLEFLSARWKGHPEKFVFDRIAKYSSCVFRTRLLGSPTVVFCGAAGNKFLFSNENKLVQAWWLSSVDKIFPASTQTSSKEKAIRLQKMLPNFLKAEALQRYVGIMYGIAQRHFAADWKNKDQVEVYSLTKHYTFWIACRLFVSVEDPGHVARFEDPFTAFAVGILSVPIDLPGTPFNRAIKAVHFIRTELVAIIKQRKLDFAEGKASPAQDILSHMLSTSDENGKFVHEADIADKILGLLIGGHDTASSSCASIVKFLAELPEVYEGVYREQMEIANSKAAGELLNWDDIQKMKYSWNVACEVMRLAPPVQGSFRDAINDFMYNGVSIPKGWKIYWSAHSTHRNAEFFPELLKFNPSRFEGSGPAPYTFVPFGGGPRMCPGQEYAQLEILVFMHNLVRRFKWEKVIPNEKMIVDPMSIPEKGLPIRLYPHKA encoded by the exons ATGGAGCTATTCTATGCCTCTCTCCTGGCCTTCTTTGTTTTCTCTGTCACCCTATCTCTCCACTTCCTTTTCTACGGCAAAAAAACCGGCTCCGGTCTCAGTAACCTCCCACCCGGCAGTGCCGGGTTCCCGATAGTGGGCGAGAGTCTCGAGTTTCTCTCCGCCAGATGGAAAGGTCACCCCGAGAAATTCGTCTTCGATCGCATAGCCAAGTACTCGTCCTGCGTGTTCAGGACGAGACTCTTGGGCTCTCCCACGGTCGTGTTCTGCGGGGCGGCCGGCAACAAGTTCCTGTTCTCCAACGAGAACAAGCTCGTCCAGGCCTGGTGGCTCAGCTCCGTCGACAAGATTTTTCCAGCCTCGACTCAAACCTCGTCGAAGGAAAAGGCCATCCGGTTGCAAAAAATGCTCCCCAACTTCCTCAAGGCGGAGGCATTGCAGAGGTACGTGGGAATCATGTACGGGATCGCCCAGCGACACTTTGCGGCTGACTGGAAGAATAAAGACCAGGTGGAGGTGTACTCTCTCACCAAGCACTACACGTTCTGGATCGCCTGTCGATTGTTCGTCAGCGTCGAGGATCCTGGCCATGTGGCCAGGTTCGAAGACCCCTTCACCGCTTTTGCAGTGGGGATATTATCTGTCCCCATAGACTTGCCCGGAACCCCGTTTAACAGGGCGATCAAGGCGGTTCATTTCATCAGGACGGAACTGGTGGCGATTATCAAGCAGAGGAAGCTGGATTTTGCAGAGGGAAAGGCGTCGCCCGCGCAGGATATCTTGTCGCACATGCTTTCGACGAGCGACGAAAATGGAAAGTTCGTGCACGAGGCCGACATTGCTGATAAGATCTTGGGGCTGTTGATCGGTGGCCATGACACCGCTAGCTCCTCTTGTGCTTCCATTGTTAAGTTTCTTGCTGAGTTGCCTGAGGTTTACGAAGGAGTCTACAGAG AGCAAATGGAAATTGCAAACTCAAAAGCAGCAGGTGAATTGTTGAATTGGGATGATATTCAGAAGATGAAGTATTCGTGGAACGTGGCATGTGAAGTGATGAGGCTTGCTCCACCAGTCCAAGGTTCTTTCAGAGATGCCATCAATGATTTCATGTACAATGGTGTCTCAATTCCAAAGGGTTGGA AAATATATTGGAGTGCGCATTCAACGCACAGGAACGCTGAATTCTTTCCAGAGCTACTGAAATTCAATCCCTCGAGATTTGAGGGGTCTGGACCGGCTCCGTACACATTTGTGCCCTTTGGAGGAGGGCCGAGGATGTGCCCCGGACAAGAATACGCCCAATTGGAAATACTTGTGTTCATGCACAACTTGGTGAGAAGGTTCAAGTGGGAAAAGGTGATTCCTAACGAGAAGATGATTGTCGATCCCATGTCTATTCCTGAAAAAGGTCTTCCAATCCGCCTGTACCCTCACAAGGCTTAG